TGACGACTTCCTGATCCTCCAGCACTCGCAACAACTTCACCTGTATCGAGAGGGGCATTTCACCAATCTCGTCAAGGAAGAACGTGCCTCCGTCAGCCTCTTCGAACAATCCGGCCTTGTCGCGATCGGCGCCGGTGAACGCTCCCCGCTTGTAACCAAAGAGTTCGCTTTCGAGAAGCGTCTCTGGAAGCGCGGCGCAATTGACGCTGATGAATCGTTTGGCTGCGCGAATTGAGTTATAGTGTATGGTCTTTGCAATGAGGTCTTTTCCGCAGCCGGTATCACCAACCACCAGTATTGATATCGGCGAATCTTTAACCTGAACGACTCGATCGAGCATGCGCAGCATCTCGGCGTCACGCGTGATCACATTCGGGAATGCACACTTCTCCTCAAGCTGCTGGCGCAGGCGACGATTGTCCTCTGCCAACTCAGACTGTTCAGCCTCCATCGCTTTAAATGCGATCACGTCCGAGAAAGCCACTGCAAAATCTAGGTCCCTCTGGCCGAAGAATCTCCCGCCCAGACTCGCGACATCCTTCTGCAGAAGCAAAAGCCCAATCTCATGATCGGAGATTCGAAGTGGAAACAAGATCAGACTGGTTGCCTCAGGGAAACTGGTCATAAACGGAGAGAGGCCGTTAACTCCCGCGAAATCAGGGGCAGTGGCAAAAACAGGCCTGCCCTCGAGCTCTCTGATTTGATCTGCGGATAACAAACTGCATGTCTTGGACATGCGCTCGTCACTGTATTTGATTGATACGAGCACTCTGAATTTCTTCTCGGAGTCGAAAATAGCCACGAACGCATGGTCGGCATTTGTTCGTCTCGCAAGGACATCAAGATTCTCTTCAAGTGTCCCCTGCCGAACATTCTTATATTCGCTATCGCTTAGATACGTCTTGAACAGCAGGAACTCATTGTGGGGAGATAGAGAGCTGTCGACAAGCTTCTTTTCGAATTCACGTCGCATCGAGCGCACTATTTTCGTCTTCTCCGTCTCGCCGAGCGCCCCGAACATCTCCTCTGCCTCTTCGATGGCTTTAAGCGCGAGATCAAAATTGCCGAACTTTGCATGCAGACCCGATTCGATCATCCAGCTCTCAGCCGTATAAAAACGGGCATCCATATCGTCGAAGACGAATCGTGCCGTGACAATATGCGCCTGAGCCCGGCGATACTCATACTCCGAATCATGCACGAAGCTCTCGCAGGCGAAATCGAGAAGGGCCAATGCCCGGTCGAACTTGTCGGCAAGCCCTGAGAATGTCTCCTCCGATTTCCTCAAATACTCAACGCCCGCATCGAGCTGATCGAGCCTGATCCTGGCAATTCCGAGGACGCGCAACGCATTGGCAATCTCGACCTTCTCACCGATCTGCCTTGCGACACGCAACGCCTTCTCCGCATCGTCAAGCGACTTGCCGTATTCACCGATGGCCAGATGCGCCTCAGACCTGTATCTATGCAGCTGTGATGAGAGCGCACTTTCCGGAGCGATTGATTCTGCCTCTTCAATGCCGGAATTGAGAGCGCTGATTGCCTTGTCAAACTCGCCGAACTCGATGTAGTACTTGCCCAGATACTCTTTGAGTATGATTGCTTCACGCTGGTACTGTCTGTCCTGCCCGATGAGATGCTTGACTTCTTCAAGACAATACCATGCCTGCCTCTGATTTCGTCTCAAAGTGGACAGGTAGCCCAGTGATAGCAGGTTGATAACAAGCGACCGCTTAACATTGTAGAGCCGGTTCTTCTCTATGCATGATTCGAGCAAATCCGCGGCTTCATCCCACTGACCGGTCAGGATATAGATCCTTGCGAGGTTGGCACTATAGCGGGTCAGCGATATGGCAGCCTTTTCGTTGGTTGCGGCATGGCTTCGGAAACTCTCGATAGCTTCCTTCAAATACTTTGCGGCCTTCTCGTAATCGCCACGTACCTGGAGTACCCATGCCAGGCGATTGTAGCAGCTGAAAATTCCCACTCGGTCGCGAATGCGACGGAACGTTGCAAGAGCATCGCGAGCATAGCTCTCGGAGTTATCAAGATCACCGAGTGAGGCGTAGATTCTCGACAGGATCAGCTGGACCTTACCGATCTTCTTGTTCTCAGTTGAAAATCGTAAGATA
The Candidatus Zixiibacteriota bacterium genome window above contains:
- a CDS encoding sigma 54-interacting transcriptional regulator, encoding MDRIELLISERKLDEAAKELEEFRVENAPNPDSTDSGWILFLSAKVLHAKADYETALDLALKSFDILRFSTENKKIGKVQLILSRIYASLGDLDNSESYARDALATFRRIRDRVGIFSCYNRLAWVLQVRGDYEKAAKYLKEAIESFRSHAATNEKAAISLTRYSANLARIYILTGQWDEAADLLESCIEKNRLYNVKRSLVINLLSLGYLSTLRRNQRQAWYCLEEVKHLIGQDRQYQREAIILKEYLGKYYIEFGEFDKAISALNSGIEEAESIAPESALSSQLHRYRSEAHLAIGEYGKSLDDAEKALRVARQIGEKVEIANALRVLGIARIRLDQLDAGVEYLRKSEETFSGLADKFDRALALLDFACESFVHDSEYEYRRAQAHIVTARFVFDDMDARFYTAESWMIESGLHAKFGNFDLALKAIEEAEEMFGALGETEKTKIVRSMRREFEKKLVDSSLSPHNEFLLFKTYLSDSEYKNVRQGTLEENLDVLARRTNADHAFVAIFDSEKKFRVLVSIKYSDERMSKTCSLLSADQIRELEGRPVFATAPDFAGVNGLSPFMTSFPEATSLILFPLRISDHEIGLLLLQKDVASLGGRFFGQRDLDFAVAFSDVIAFKAMEAEQSELAEDNRRLRQQLEEKCAFPNVITRDAEMLRMLDRVVQVKDSPISILVVGDTGCGKDLIAKTIHYNSIRAAKRFISVNCAALPETLLESELFGYKRGAFTGADRDKAGLFEEADGGTFFLDEIGEMPLSIQVKLLRVLEDQEVVRLGETSGRKVDVRVLSATNRDLKTAMEDGTFRQDLYYRLSALTLKIPPLHDRRDDIPLLIEHFLSEAERKITISPEAFNKLVEYSWPGNVRELENEIKKLVLLCDSDGIVETSLLSRKFFKMADQAEGPEVPNLDLSSEGFSLYEYLGDFERKFLVKALQENKWVKKHAATALKIPESTLRLKMKQYDIRKS